GTTTGCGTTGCAATTGCTGCTCAACGAAGAACGAAATTCTAGCACGAAGTTTTTTCGGAGTGCAAGTGGACGGGCGCAAAAATCCCCTCAATCATCCCGAGCCAGCCGGATGCCCGAAAACTGCCACCGCGCCTCGGGCGGAAAGAAGTTCCGGTAGCTTGGCCGGATGTGATCGCGCGGGGTGGCGCAGGAGCCGCCTCGCAGCACGTACTGATTGCACATGAATTTGCCGTTGTACTCGCCAACGGCGCCGGCGCTGGGCTTGAAGCCGGGGTAGGCGTCATAGCCGCTCGACGTCCATTCCCACGCGTCGCCAAACAGTTGGACGGGACCGCCCTGGCCGTTGCGTCCGGGGGCGGGGCGGGAGTCCAGGTGGCCGTTTTCCAGCAGGTTCGCGCGGGCCGAGTAGGTGTCTTCCGAAAGCTGGCGGGCGGCGTGCTCCCACTCGGCTTCTCGCGGGAGCCGCGCGCCAGCCCAGCGCGCGTAGGCATCGGCCTCGAAATAGCTGACGTGGGTGACGGGCGCCTCCAATTCCAGGGGCTGCATGCCGCGCAACGTGAAGACGTGCCAGTCGTCGTCGTCGCTTTCCCAATAGAGCGGCGCGCGCCAGCCTTGCGCGCACACCATGTCCCATCCCATCGACAGCCATAGTTCGGGCCGCTCGTACCCGCCGTCCTGGATGAATGCCAGGAATTCGCGCTGGGTCACGAGGCGATCGGACAGGGAGTAGGGCGTCAGCAAGACGTCGTGAGCCGGGCCTTCGTTGTCGAAGGCAAACCCGCGTCCGTCGTGGCCGATGCGTGTGATGCCGCCTTCGTAGCGGGTCCACCCCGCGTCCGTGGCGGGCGGCAGCGCCGGTTGGCCGGGCGCCACGTACGCGGGCCTGAGCGGATTGGCCGACAGCATGTGCTTCAGATCGGTCAGGATCAGTTCCTGGTGCTGCTGCTCGTGGTTCAGGCCAAGCTCTAGCAATGCGTCGAAGTCGGCATCGTTGCCGCCCAGCCGTGAAATCAGCGCGTGCATCGCTTCGTCGACGTATTGGCGGTACCGCAGCACCTCAGCCAGCGGCGGGCGCGACAAAAGGCCGCGCTGCGGCCGCGGATGTTTCGCGCCGACAGCGTTGTAGTAGGAGTTGAACAGCATCCGGTATTGCGGATGGAAGGGCGGCGTCGATGTGTCGAAGCGCGCCAGCAGGAACGTTTCGAAGAACCAGGTGGTGTGGGCCAGATGCCATTTCACGGGGCTGCAATCGGGCATGGATTGCACCTGGCAGTCTTCGGGGCTCAGCGGCGCGGCGAGCGCGGCGGTGGTCGAGCGTACGGCGTCGTAGCGGTCGTGCTGTCCGGCCTGTCCGCTGGCATAGGGCGCGATGGCGGGATGGGTCAGCAGGCATGCGGGGTCCATGGCGATCCTCCGGGGGGCGTCGTGGGTGGTCCCGCGTCAGGCGCGGGCGCTGAAAACAGAAAACCAGTCGCGGGCATCCGACCAGTGCGCGACATCGCGA
The DNA window shown above is from Achromobacter spanius and carries:
- the egtB gene encoding ergothioneine biosynthesis protein EgtB — protein: MDPACLLTHPAIAPYASGQAGQHDRYDAVRSTTAALAAPLSPEDCQVQSMPDCSPVKWHLAHTTWFFETFLLARFDTSTPPFHPQYRMLFNSYYNAVGAKHPRPQRGLLSRPPLAEVLRYRQYVDEAMHALISRLGGNDADFDALLELGLNHEQQHQELILTDLKHMLSANPLRPAYVAPGQPALPPATDAGWTRYEGGITRIGHDGRGFAFDNEGPAHDVLLTPYSLSDRLVTQREFLAFIQDGGYERPELWLSMGWDMVCAQGWRAPLYWESDDDDWHVFTLRGMQPLELEAPVTHVSYFEADAYARWAGARLPREAEWEHAARQLSEDTYSARANLLENGHLDSRPAPGRNGQGGPVQLFGDAWEWTSSGYDAYPGFKPSAGAVGEYNGKFMCNQYVLRGGSCATPRDHIRPSYRNFFPPEARWQFSGIRLARDD